One Sediminicola sp. YIK13 DNA segment encodes these proteins:
- a CDS encoding DUF819 family protein: MNDPLISNDTVVFGLIALCLGFIFYTSSRRTGFWKSFYSVVPAVLMCYLLPAILASLGIVSDEKSNLYFMASRYLLPAALVLMTLSIDLKAILNLGSKALIMFLTGSAGIIIGGPIAILIVSIFSPETVGGNDFDAIWRGLSTIAGSWIGGGANQAAMLEIFQYNPEKYGGMVLIDIVVANVWMAIILLGVGKTKKIDKWLKADTSAIESLKIKVAHYTDKITRVPTLNDYMVILCFAFTAVGIAHFFGDYLSEILTNSFASVRDTKSFLSFLGSNFFWMVVIATILGILLSFTKAKEYEGAGASKIGSVFIYILVATIGMKMDLGMVLENPGLIAIGFIWIGIHAGLLILVAKIIKAPYFFLAVGSQANVGGAASAPVVAAEFHPSLTSVGVLLAVFGYVVGTGGALLCAYLMEIASKI, translated from the coding sequence ATGAACGATCCCCTAATTTCCAACGATACCGTTGTTTTTGGCCTTATAGCCCTTTGTTTGGGTTTTATTTTTTATACCTCATCTCGAAGAACAGGATTTTGGAAATCCTTTTACAGCGTGGTTCCAGCAGTTTTAATGTGTTACCTCCTACCCGCAATTTTAGCAAGCTTGGGTATTGTTTCCGATGAAAAATCCAATCTCTACTTCATGGCCAGCCGGTATTTATTACCTGCTGCTTTGGTATTGATGACCTTGAGTATTGACTTAAAGGCTATTTTGAACTTAGGTTCCAAAGCACTGATCATGTTTTTAACCGGTTCAGCGGGAATTATTATTGGAGGCCCTATAGCCATATTGATTGTTTCTATCTTTTCACCCGAAACCGTGGGAGGAAATGATTTTGATGCTATTTGGAGAGGGTTGTCAACTATTGCCGGTAGCTGGATAGGTGGTGGTGCCAATCAGGCGGCCATGCTGGAAATTTTTCAATATAATCCTGAAAAATACGGGGGCATGGTCCTTATTGATATTGTAGTGGCCAATGTTTGGATGGCTATTATTCTTTTAGGAGTGGGCAAAACTAAAAAAATAGACAAATGGCTGAAAGCCGATACTTCTGCCATAGAATCCCTAAAAATTAAAGTAGCACATTATACCGATAAAATTACTCGGGTGCCTACTCTTAACGATTATATGGTTATCCTGTGCTTTGCGTTTACGGCTGTTGGTATCGCCCATTTTTTTGGAGATTACCTCAGTGAAATTTTAACCAACTCCTTTGCCTCGGTCAGGGATACCAAAAGCTTTTTATCCTTTTTGGGCTCCAATTTCTTTTGGATGGTGGTCATTGCTACAATTTTGGGCATTCTCTTATCCTTTACAAAAGCCAAAGAGTACGAAGGTGCAGGGGCCAGTAAAATTGGAAGTGTGTTTATATACATATTGGTAGCCACCATTGGGATGAAGATGGACTTAGGGATGGTACTAGAAAATCCAGGATTGATAGCTATTGGGTTTATATGGATAGGAATACATGCTGGACTCCTAATTCTAGTGGCCAAAATAATAAAGGCCCCATATTTCTTTTTGGCCGTAGGCAGTCAAGCAAATGTGGGAGGTGCGGCCTCAGCTCCAGTGGTTGCGGCAGAATTCCACCCATCATTGACCTCCGTAGGAGTTCTTTTGGCAGTCTTTGGGTACGTGGTTGGTACCGGTGGTGCTTTATTATGCGCCTACCTCATGGAAATTGCCTCAAAAATTTAA
- a CDS encoding Arc family DNA-binding protein, whose amino-acid sequence MSKKKAFALRLNEDMLKAIEKWSADEFRSVNGQIEWMLMKSLKEAKRAPKKDRE is encoded by the coding sequence ATGAGTAAGAAAAAAGCGTTCGCCCTACGGTTAAATGAAGATATGCTAAAGGCCATTGAGAAATGGTCGGCAGATGAATTTCGTAGTGTGAACGGACAAATAGAATGGATGTTGATGAAAAGCTTAAAAGAGGCAAAAAGAGCCCCAAAAAAAGACCGGGAATGA
- a CDS encoding 6-pyruvoyl trahydropterin synthase family protein → MKVKVSRKAHFNAAHRLYRKDWSFEKNDSIFGKCNNPNFHGHNYELIVSVTGEIDPETGFVIDVKILKDLIKAEVEDSFDHKNLNVEVPEFKELNPTAENIAVVIWQKLRPHIDAANALEVVLYETPRNFVTFSG, encoded by the coding sequence ATGAAAGTAAAGGTAAGTAGAAAGGCGCACTTTAATGCAGCACATCGGTTGTACAGAAAGGATTGGAGCTTTGAAAAGAATGATTCGATTTTTGGGAAATGTAACAATCCCAATTTCCACGGTCATAATTATGAGTTGATCGTAAGTGTTACCGGAGAAATAGATCCGGAAACTGGTTTTGTCATAGATGTTAAGATATTAAAGGACCTTATAAAAGCTGAGGTGGAGGATTCTTTTGACCATAAAAACCTGAATGTGGAGGTCCCAGAGTTTAAGGAATTGAACCCAACTGCTGAGAATATTGCAGTGGTCATTTGGCAAAAACTTAGGCCGCATATAGACGCTGCCAATGCATTGGAGGTGGTCCTTTATGAGACCCCAAGGAATTTTGTAACCTTTTCCGGCTAG
- a CDS encoding DUF5916 domain-containing protein — protein MFRIPLFLAIVLFTTNTYSQNEKKSFVVKYTTDKITIDGVLDYPTWDNAESIGEMQQYFPSDSIPAIQQTEIKMLYDDTHLYVSIKAYTEGNDFIIPSLKRDFRAGGNDNISLMFDTFNDGTNAFLFGTNPLGVQREALISGGGSDTSGFNTSWDIKWKGESKIYDGYYIAEMAIPLTSFKFKEGETKWRFNTYRFDMQTNETSTFAKIPQNQLIFSLAFMEDMIFEKPLGKSKTPIALIPYINTIAQKNYENDESLSNFKVGGDAKLAIGNGMNLDITLNPDFSNVEVDDVVTNLTRFEINLPEKRQFFIDNSDLFGDFGGRRDANPFFSRRIGIARDTAGNSIQNNIIGGVRLSGKLSNDWRLGFLNIQTEEDLENEIPSNNNTMLVLQKKVFSRSNIGMFFVNRQSFKDYDFLEEDERYNRVLGIDYNLASEDNTWTGKVYAHNSFEPDGEGNKDLSTGLNLNYNSRYFNVIMDGIYIGEDFRSDLGFVRRTDIIKAVTGFERIFWPKTGNINSHSFNFFPIFTWVPGLDYKNTDYEIRSSWGAEFKNQARFEARMVNNYTYLINGFDPSNTDGGIPLPSDQGYYYTNFEMQFNSDRRKVFSYRIEPSYGGFFNGERLSFRSELSLRFQPKAFLSLLIDYNNISLPAPYSSADLWLISPKIEITFSKSVFWSTLVQYSNQNDNLGLNSRLQWRFAPLSDLFIVYNDNYFVNNFEPKNRSINLKLTYWLNI, from the coding sequence ATGTTTAGAATACCTTTATTTCTTGCCATCGTTCTATTTACGACCAATACCTACAGTCAAAATGAAAAAAAATCCTTTGTCGTAAAGTATACCACAGATAAAATTACGATAGACGGAGTTTTGGACTACCCAACATGGGACAATGCCGAATCCATTGGGGAAATGCAACAATATTTTCCTTCCGACTCTATCCCTGCCATACAGCAGACAGAGATAAAAATGTTATACGACGATACTCACTTGTACGTAAGTATTAAAGCATATACAGAAGGGAACGACTTCATCATCCCTTCTCTTAAGCGCGATTTTAGAGCAGGAGGCAATGACAACATAAGTTTGATGTTCGATACGTTTAACGATGGGACCAATGCCTTTTTATTTGGCACCAACCCATTAGGGGTGCAAAGGGAAGCCCTTATATCAGGTGGAGGATCGGACACCAGTGGCTTTAATACTTCTTGGGACATCAAATGGAAAGGGGAATCTAAAATCTATGATGGATATTACATTGCGGAAATGGCCATACCCCTTACTTCTTTTAAATTTAAGGAAGGGGAAACAAAATGGCGTTTCAATACCTATCGTTTCGATATGCAAACCAATGAGACCAGCACATTCGCTAAAATCCCCCAAAACCAACTGATATTTAGTTTGGCTTTTATGGAGGATATGATCTTTGAAAAGCCATTGGGAAAATCAAAAACGCCTATAGCCCTAATTCCCTATATCAACACTATCGCCCAAAAGAATTATGAGAACGATGAAAGCCTATCCAATTTCAAGGTAGGAGGAGATGCAAAATTGGCCATTGGAAATGGTATGAACTTGGATATCACCCTGAACCCGGATTTTTCCAATGTTGAAGTGGATGATGTTGTCACCAACCTTACGAGGTTTGAAATTAACCTTCCAGAAAAAAGGCAATTTTTTATAGATAACAGTGACCTATTCGGAGATTTTGGTGGTCGAAGAGATGCAAACCCTTTCTTTTCACGTCGTATAGGAATAGCTAGGGATACTGCTGGAAACTCCATACAGAACAATATTATAGGAGGGGTTAGGCTGAGTGGAAAATTAAGTAATGATTGGCGATTAGGCTTCTTAAATATTCAAACAGAAGAGGATCTTGAAAATGAAATACCCTCCAATAACAATACTATGTTGGTGCTACAAAAGAAAGTTTTTTCCAGATCCAACATAGGCATGTTTTTCGTAAACCGTCAATCTTTCAAGGATTACGATTTCTTGGAGGAAGATGAACGGTACAATAGGGTGTTGGGAATCGATTACAACCTAGCTTCAGAAGATAATACTTGGACTGGAAAAGTATATGCACACAATTCATTTGAACCCGATGGAGAAGGAAACAAGGATCTGTCAACTGGCCTAAACCTTAATTATAATAGCCGATATTTCAATGTGATCATGGATGGTATTTATATTGGAGAGGACTTTAGATCGGACCTTGGCTTCGTCAGAAGAACAGATATCATCAAGGCCGTAACTGGATTTGAACGCATATTTTGGCCTAAAACAGGAAACATAAACAGTCATTCCTTTAATTTCTTCCCAATCTTTACCTGGGTTCCCGGGTTAGATTATAAGAATACCGATTATGAAATAAGAAGTTCTTGGGGCGCGGAATTTAAGAATCAGGCTAGATTCGAGGCCCGAATGGTGAACAACTACACCTATCTAATTAACGGTTTTGACCCCTCCAATACCGATGGGGGTATTCCCTTACCATCCGATCAGGGGTATTACTATACGAATTTTGAAATGCAGTTCAATTCGGACAGAAGAAAAGTATTCTCTTACCGCATCGAACCTTCTTACGGTGGATTCTTTAATGGCGAAAGACTGTCCTTTAGGAGTGAGTTGAGCCTTAGATTTCAACCCAAAGCCTTTTTGTCCCTGTTGATAGATTATAACAATATTTCTTTACCAGCCCCCTACTCCAGTGCTGACCTTTGGCTGATCAGTCCAAAAATAGAGATCACTTTCAGCAAGTCTGTTTTTTGGTCAACCTTGGTGCAATACAGCAACCAAAATGATAACTTAGGATTAAATTCAAGATTACAGTGGCGTTTTGCCCCACTATCAGATCTTTTCATTGTATATAACGATAATTATTTTGTGAATAATTTTGAGCCAAAGAATAGATCCATCAATCTTAAATTGACCTATTGGCTAAATATTTAA
- a CDS encoding type I phosphomannose isomerase catalytic subunit yields MYPLKFHPILKERLWGGTKLKDVLGKSIESDITGESWELSTVKGDVSVVSNGNLAGASLQELINSDPKGLLGKAVTERFGKEFPILIKFIDAKQDLSIQLHPNDELAKKRHDSFGKTEMWYIMDADQDANLIVGFNKEVTKEEYSKNLENDTLLDLMNYETVQEGDTFFINTGKIHAIGAGVLLAEIQQTSDVTYRVFDFNRKDKDGNLRELHTEMALDAIDYGMKDDFKVAYPKVKDTVNTMVDCPYFKTNFLELTNDLDQNVSDRDSFTIYMCVGGKASISNEHGTAEIQKGETVLMPAASKKIGIQTSGAKLLEVTI; encoded by the coding sequence ATATATCCATTGAAATTTCACCCAATACTCAAGGAACGTTTGTGGGGAGGGACCAAGTTGAAAGATGTATTAGGAAAATCCATAGAAAGCGATATCACTGGCGAAAGCTGGGAACTTTCAACGGTTAAAGGTGATGTATCTGTGGTTTCCAACGGAAACCTTGCGGGTGCCTCGCTTCAAGAGCTTATAAATTCTGATCCAAAAGGGCTTTTGGGAAAAGCAGTTACTGAGCGTTTTGGGAAGGAATTCCCCATTCTTATAAAGTTTATAGATGCCAAACAAGACCTTTCCATACAACTGCACCCCAATGATGAACTGGCAAAAAAACGACATGATTCTTTTGGCAAAACTGAGATGTGGTATATTATGGACGCAGATCAAGACGCCAATTTAATAGTAGGGTTCAATAAAGAAGTCACCAAAGAGGAATACTCCAAAAACTTGGAGAATGATACTTTATTGGATTTGATGAATTATGAAACTGTTCAAGAAGGTGATACCTTTTTTATCAATACAGGGAAGATCCATGCCATAGGTGCGGGAGTTCTATTGGCAGAGATTCAGCAAACTTCAGATGTAACCTATAGGGTTTTCGATTTCAATAGAAAGGACAAAGATGGGAATTTGAGGGAACTGCATACAGAAATGGCATTGGATGCTATTGATTATGGAATGAAGGACGATTTTAAGGTGGCCTATCCTAAGGTAAAGGATACTGTAAATACTATGGTGGATTGTCCTTATTTTAAGACCAATTTTCTTGAATTGACGAATGATCTGGATCAAAATGTATCCGATAGGGACTCCTTCACTATCTATATGTGCGTTGGTGGAAAAGCTTCCATTTCCAATGAACATGGTACAGCGGAAATACAAAAAGGGGAAACAGTTTTGATGCCCGCAGCCTCAAAAAAGATTGGAATACAAACCTCAGGAGCCAAATTGTTGGAAGTGACTATTTGA
- a CDS encoding gliding motility-associated C-terminal domain-containing protein — protein sequence MFTLFSVAKVGAQFLLQAPNSTDENNYKWYEASDTTTTVLGTDFFYEVTVPGVYFATYDGTLCGRNATSYFIVTNCNNPYNQVTLDISANVGSSATITWSPAVSGDQLKPIVTADQNVTKYTATLLKAGNSIDLPSFTVVCLDQSADLQDDLITVNEDESVVVPIYDNDIDLPTTGSLTTSSPANGTVSINNNGTPNNPTDDIVTYIPNPDYNGPDSFTYTVCNTMGDCSSATVNIDVLPIVDAFDDMFAMDQDTFFTINSWSNNDNDIPTLGTFTATNPTNGTITINNNGSATDPSDDVVIYTPNPGFVGTDTFTYTICDNAGNCSTAVITIVVNSTAVVDIDSDDDGILDAFEDLNLDADGDPATNPTDSDGDGVPDYLDIDSDDDGIPDNVEAQSTAGYIPPSGQDNNGNGLDDNYEQNGLFGLFPVDTDGDSLPDYLDEDSDNDNVPDIVEAHDYDFDGIADFVWLGSDKDNDGLDDGFEGVTVIDTDVNDKFNDPYSDLPNTDGDEESNYRDTDDDDDGIETRDEDLNGDGDYTNDDADGDGIPDYLDSDLIELNAGTIEVFNVVTPNGDGIHDILKITGLENYPNNSLKIFNRWGVLVYTTNAYGTEGNYFDGTSNGRVTVNQDNQLPVGTYFYILDYEEAAGKTKSLSGYIYINR from the coding sequence GTGTTTACACTTTTCAGTGTTGCCAAAGTGGGTGCGCAGTTTTTACTGCAAGCACCCAATAGCACCGATGAGAATAATTATAAATGGTACGAGGCTTCAGATACTACTACTACTGTTCTGGGTACTGATTTCTTTTATGAGGTGACCGTCCCTGGAGTTTATTTTGCAACTTATGATGGTACCCTTTGTGGGCGAAATGCTACCAGTTATTTTATTGTTACTAATTGTAACAACCCTTATAATCAGGTAACATTGGATATATCTGCCAATGTGGGATCTAGTGCTACGATTACCTGGTCTCCTGCCGTAAGCGGGGATCAATTGAAACCCATAGTTACTGCGGATCAAAATGTGACAAAATATACCGCCACCTTACTAAAAGCAGGTAACAGTATTGATTTACCAAGTTTTACGGTGGTCTGTTTAGATCAATCTGCCGATCTTCAAGACGACCTTATAACCGTAAATGAAGATGAATCTGTAGTTGTTCCTATTTATGATAATGATATTGACTTGCCAACTACAGGAAGTTTAACAACCTCGAGCCCGGCCAATGGAACGGTTAGTATCAATAATAATGGTACGCCAAATAATCCAACAGATGATATTGTCACCTACATTCCTAATCCAGATTATAACGGACCGGATTCATTTACCTATACCGTTTGTAATACCATGGGAGATTGCAGTTCAGCAACGGTAAATATAGATGTCTTGCCTATTGTTGATGCTTTTGATGATATGTTTGCTATGGATCAGGACACCTTTTTCACCATAAATTCTTGGTCAAACAACGATAATGACATCCCTACCCTAGGAACGTTTACAGCAACTAACCCAACGAACGGGACCATAACTATTAACAACAATGGCAGCGCCACAGATCCATCGGATGATGTGGTGATATACACCCCCAATCCTGGATTTGTAGGCACAGATACCTTTACCTATACCATCTGTGACAATGCTGGGAATTGCAGTACGGCAGTAATTACAATAGTAGTCAATTCTACTGCTGTTGTAGATATTGATAGCGATGATGACGGAATATTGGATGCTTTTGAAGATCTGAATTTAGATGCCGATGGTGATCCAGCTACAAACCCAACAGATTCTGATGGGGACGGGGTTCCTGATTATTTGGATATTGATAGTGATGACGATGGTATTCCTGATAACGTTGAGGCACAATCTACAGCTGGTTATATTCCTCCTAGTGGGCAGGACAATAATGGAAATGGCTTGGATGATAATTATGAACAAAACGGATTGTTCGGACTCTTTCCAGTGGATACGGATGGCGATAGTTTGCCAGACTATTTGGATGAGGACAGTGACAATGATAATGTTCCCGATATCGTGGAAGCCCATGATTACGATTTTGATGGTATTGCCGATTTTGTTTGGTTAGGATCAGATAAGGATAATGATGGTCTGGATGATGGATTTGAGGGAGTAACCGTTATTGATACAGATGTTAACGACAAGTTTAATGATCCTTACTCAGATTTGCCAAATACCGATGGGGATGAAGAATCCAATTACAGGGATACAGACGATGATGATGATGGTATAGAAACTAGGGATGAAGACTTAAATGGTGATGGCGATTATACCAACGATGATGCCGACGGGGATGGTATTCCAGATTATTTGGATTCCGACTTAATTGAGCTTAATGCTGGAACGATTGAAGTATTTAATGTTGTAACCCCTAACGGAGACGGAATACACGATATCTTAAAAATTACCGGCTTGGAAAATTATCCAAATAATAGCCTGAAAATATTCAATAGATGGGGTGTATTGGTTTATACTACAAATGCCTATGGAACAGAAGGAAACTATTTTGATGGTACTTCAAATGGTAGGGTAACTGTCAATCAGGATAATCAACTCCCAGTAGGAACATACTTCTATATCTTGGATTATGAGGAAGCCGCTGGAAAAACAAAGTCCCTATCAGGATACATTTATATAAATAGATAA
- a CDS encoding DUF4369 domain-containing protein, producing the protein MKNILFLALIGIFMISCGGDTEQTMTVSGNVKGLKKGTLYLQKIQDSTLISIDSLDVEGNGNFEFKTELESPEVFYLYLKKEDNNDINDRITFFGEPGNISINTSWDTFDTKAKIEGSETQKKLEEYKGVMTKFNTRNLEYLKFTFDPQIKKDSMALDSVKKLSDKNILRGYLYALNFALNNRNSYISPYIALTEVADANIIYLDSINNSLSPEVANSKYGKDLKKYLEEIRKNE; encoded by the coding sequence ATGAAGAACATTTTATTTTTGGCCCTAATCGGCATTTTTATGATATCCTGCGGTGGTGATACCGAGCAGACCATGACCGTTTCCGGTAATGTAAAAGGACTTAAAAAAGGTACTCTGTACTTACAAAAGATACAGGATTCCACCTTAATTTCCATTGACTCCCTTGACGTTGAAGGCAATGGTAATTTTGAATTTAAAACTGAATTGGAGAGTCCAGAAGTTTTTTACCTATACCTGAAGAAAGAAGATAATAACGACATCAATGACCGTATCACCTTTTTCGGTGAACCAGGAAATATCAGTATTAATACTTCATGGGATACTTTTGATACCAAAGCAAAAATTGAAGGCTCTGAGACCCAAAAAAAATTAGAGGAATACAAAGGTGTGATGACGAAATTCAACACCAGGAATTTGGAATACCTCAAATTTACATTTGATCCTCAAATCAAAAAGGATTCAATGGCATTGGATTCTGTAAAAAAACTGAGTGACAAAAATATTTTGAGGGGGTACCTATATGCGCTTAACTTCGCACTGAACAACAGAAATTCGTACATCTCTCCTTATATTGCTTTAACCGAAGTCGCAGACGCCAATATTATATACTTGGATTCTATCAATAACTCCCTTAGCCCTGAAGTTGCTAATTCCAAATATGGCAAGGATTTAAAAAAGTATCTGGAAGAAATAAGGAAAAATGAGTAA
- a CDS encoding peroxiredoxin, producing MALQIGDRVPEFSLKDQHGNMFTSNSIVGSKAMVIFFYPKDDTPGCTKEACSFRDSYEEFKELGAEVIGISSDSEKSHQKFASKYELPFILLSDEKKKVRKSFKVDNNLFNLLPGRETYVIDKKGNVIMVFNSISASKHMKKALEALKSAVAK from the coding sequence ATGGCTTTACAAATAGGGGATAGGGTGCCAGAATTTTCTTTGAAGGATCAGCATGGAAATATGTTTACCAGTAACAGTATTGTAGGAAGCAAGGCCATGGTCATTTTCTTTTATCCAAAGGATGATACACCAGGCTGCACCAAGGAAGCTTGTTCTTTCAGGGACAGTTATGAGGAATTTAAAGAATTGGGGGCAGAAGTGATAGGCATCAGCTCGGATTCCGAGAAATCGCATCAAAAATTCGCTTCGAAATATGAATTGCCCTTTATTTTGTTGTCCGACGAAAAGAAAAAGGTAAGGAAAAGCTTTAAAGTGGATAATAATCTCTTTAATTTGTTACCAGGTAGGGAAACCTATGTCATCGACAAAAAAGGAAATGTAATCATGGTCTTTAATAGTATCAGTGCTTCAAAACATATGAAGAAAGCATTGGAGGCCTTAAAATCAGCGGTAGCAAAATGA
- a CDS encoding Cof-type HAD-IIB family hydrolase: protein MKFKVLCSDLDGTLLSTKNNVSEFTITEIQRIKNAIRVILVSARMPRSMTYLQRNLGIEDQPIICYNGALILDGKKELSSTVMTMDHLDEVYDLSESLGIRLGLYHKDEWYVEENTERVRKEIHHTQSTPIFRDTVESIKDWKNRQIGAHKIMLMGTEIATDTAFSKLQKQLGQELHVYRSNETLIELSPKSISKLSAIQLLLKEGETLDDVIAFGDNYNDMEMLQHVGHGVAVANAREELKLIANSVTLKNTEDGVAHFIKRHIII from the coding sequence ATGAAGTTTAAAGTTTTATGTTCAGATTTGGATGGCACTTTGCTATCAACTAAAAATAACGTTTCGGAGTTCACCATAACCGAAATTCAACGCATTAAAAACGCGATTAGGGTTATTTTGGTTTCCGCTAGAATGCCTAGATCCATGACCTATCTCCAACGAAACTTGGGGATTGAGGACCAACCAATAATTTGTTATAATGGCGCCTTGATTCTGGATGGCAAAAAAGAACTGTCCTCAACGGTCATGACTATGGACCATCTTGATGAAGTCTACGATTTGTCCGAATCCCTCGGGATAAGATTAGGTCTGTACCACAAGGACGAATGGTATGTGGAAGAAAATACGGAACGTGTTAGAAAAGAGATACACCATACGCAGTCCACACCAATCTTCAGAGATACAGTGGAATCCATCAAAGACTGGAAAAATCGCCAAATTGGCGCCCACAAAATCATGTTAATGGGCACTGAAATTGCCACGGACACAGCATTTTCAAAGCTCCAAAAACAATTGGGCCAAGAACTTCATGTGTACAGATCTAACGAAACCCTGATTGAGTTGTCACCTAAGTCCATTTCCAAGCTATCGGCCATACAATTGTTGCTAAAAGAGGGAGAAACCCTTGATGATGTTATTGCCTTTGGAGATAATTACAATGACATGGAAATGTTGCAACATGTAGGCCATGGCGTGGCTGTAGCTAACGCAAGGGAGGAGCTAAAACTGATCGCCAATAGCGTCACCCTAAAAAATACCGAGGACGGGGTTGCCCATTTCATTAAGCGGCATATTATAATTTAA
- the idi gene encoding isopentenyl-diphosphate Delta-isomerase encodes MKEENVILVNQSDEQIGTMPKMEAHEKALLHRAFSVFVMNEKGETMLQQRAAHKYHSPLLWTNTCCSHQRVGETNIAAGKRRLQEEMGFSTELTELFSFIYKAPFDNGLTEHEFDHVMIGNYEADPSINPDEVANWKWMKPEDVKDDISKNPDTYTAWFKIIFERFYNHLIQTPQ; translated from the coding sequence ATGAAAGAAGAAAATGTAATATTAGTTAACCAATCCGATGAACAGATCGGAACCATGCCCAAGATGGAAGCCCATGAAAAGGCGCTTCTTCATAGGGCATTCTCCGTATTTGTAATGAATGAAAAAGGCGAGACCATGCTCCAACAGCGGGCCGCCCATAAATATCACTCTCCATTGCTTTGGACCAATACATGTTGTAGTCACCAAAGAGTGGGTGAGACCAATATAGCTGCAGGTAAACGCAGGCTCCAAGAGGAAATGGGGTTTTCAACCGAATTGACTGAGCTATTCTCATTTATCTACAAGGCCCCATTTGACAATGGCCTTACAGAACATGAATTTGATCATGTGATGATCGGGAACTATGAGGCAGATCCATCAATCAATCCTGATGAGGTGGCCAATTGGAAATGGATGAAGCCTGAAGACGTAAAAGATGATATTTCAAAAAATCCGGATACATATACGGCATGGTTCAAAATTATTTTTGAACGATTTTACAATCATTTAATCCAAACCCCTCAATAG
- a CDS encoding PorP/SprF family type IX secretion system membrane protein, producing the protein MKNLHRYQPTSFAISFLLFVLAFSSVSTVCAQQDAQYTQYMYNTVTVNPGYAGSRGHMSIAALYRSQWVGLEGAPTTQSLNIHSPIGYRGVGLGFSIVNDEIGPTSETNFDLDFSYTIYTSTEGRLSFGLKASANLLDIRFSQLNQDYSNGQDPTLQQDIQNKLSPNVGAGVYYHTERYYLGLSVPRFLETSHFEESSLSTAKEQMNFYLITGYVFELDSFWKFKPALLTKVTQGAPLQVDVSANVMYNDKFILGAAYRWDAAVSGMIGFNLKNNMLIGLAYDRETTALGSAMFNDGSFEVIIRYDFIKALDNLKSPRFF; encoded by the coding sequence ATGAAGAACTTACACCGATATCAACCTACCTCTTTCGCGATAAGCTTCTTACTTTTTGTGTTGGCCTTTAGTAGTGTTTCAACTGTATGTGCGCAACAAGATGCACAGTACACCCAGTACATGTACAATACAGTGACCGTAAACCCGGGATATGCAGGTTCCAGAGGGCATATGAGTATTGCTGCCCTTTACAGGTCGCAATGGGTTGGTTTGGAAGGTGCTCCAACCACGCAGTCCTTGAACATTCATTCCCCAATAGGATATAGGGGTGTCGGATTAGGGTTTTCTATTGTCAACGACGAAATAGGACCAACTTCGGAAACTAATTTTGATCTGGATTTTTCCTATACCATTTACACGTCAACAGAAGGAAGATTGTCGTTTGGATTAAAGGCAAGTGCCAATTTATTGGACATTCGTTTTTCTCAATTGAATCAAGATTATTCCAATGGGCAGGATCCAACCTTGCAACAGGATATACAGAATAAATTATCCCCCAATGTAGGGGCGGGAGTCTATTACCATACAGAACGTTATTATTTGGGGCTTTCTGTTCCCAGGTTTTTGGAAACTTCACATTTTGAGGAGTCTTCCCTTTCCACAGCAAAGGAACAAATGAACTTTTATTTGATCACAGGCTACGTATTTGAATTGGATTCGTTTTGGAAATTTAAACCAGCATTACTGACTAAGGTGACTCAGGGTGCACCACTACAAGTGGATGTTTCCGCAAATGTCATGTACAACGATAAATTTATTTTGGGAGCCGCCTACAGATGGGATGCAGCCGTCAGTGGAATGATAGGGTTTAACCTTAAGAACAATATGCTAATTGGTTTGGCCTATGACAGGGAAACCACTGCACTTGGAAGCGCTATGTTCAATGATGGATCGTTTGAGGTGATTATCAGATACGACTTTATAAAGGCACTGGACAATCTAAAATCCCCAAGATTCTTTTAA